The following are encoded together in the Daucus carota subsp. sativus chromosome 5, DH1 v3.0, whole genome shotgun sequence genome:
- the LOC108223940 gene encoding protein SEEDLING PLASTID DEVELOPMENT 1 yields the protein MLASSSLLSPLSPKSLQPHLHLKPTTILPTPPRLKPPKLLNSLRTLCSNSPPPEALSAAPDFSQDFDVELGRLLSLLPEEMRCKISQHVEYQHLIEVVMDLGRKPLARFPSGDFVLSEYPVAIQDIRHATSLVGDFAIDNRAGISRTLHRISAIRNRKGEIIGLTCRVGRAISGSANRLTDLVRDGASLLLIGPPGVGKTTIIRDIARMLANDYNKRVMIVDTSNEIGGDGDIPHAGIGNARRMQVPNTDVQHKVLIEAVENHMPQVIVIDEIGTKLEAAAASTIAQRGIQLVATAHGVTIENLVMNPSLEMLVGGIHSVTLGDEEASRRGVQKTVQERKGPSTFTCGVELISKGELRVHRSLEETVDAILSGRFPKYEVRTINQAMSNEISLGPLHHDFVDTKAGLVSEDNLQSGEEILTYNQYNGIEENSLEDGPTVHLFLYGIAEASVIQAFKQLRIQHTVKFTDNISEADALLALQAKLKKNARLQAAAKSCATPIYVAKASSMTQLTKAILALMTDYEDGFENFAPEVNVLEKMDALEEARMAIEQHVIPKGEPVELLPRPSNIMLLQKDLIRKYKLQSERVGVDPDVRLRILPFQDGDTDSSGREESDDEADEIFSLNGESNGSPYSIDRLPLLPD from the exons ATGCTGGCGTcatcatctctcctctctccacTCTCTCCCAAATCTCTCCAGCCCCACCTCCACTTGAAACCCACCACCATCCTCCCAACCCCCCCAAGACTCAAACCCCCAAAACTCCTCAACTCACTACGCACTCTTTGTTCAAACTCACCTCCCCCGGAGGCCTTGTCAGCGGCTCCTGATTTTTCGCAAGATTTCGATGTCGAATTGGGCCGCTTGCTGTCGCTACTGCCTGAGGAGATGCGGTGTAAGATAAGCCAGCACGTGGAGTATCAGCACTTGATTGAGGTTGTTATGGATTTGGGGAGGAAGCCTTTGGCGAGATTTCCGTCCGGGGATTTCGTGTTGTCGGAATATCCTGTTGCGATTCAGGATATTCGGCACGCTACTTCGTTG GTTGGTGACTTTGCCATCGATAATCGAGCAGGAATTAGCAGAACTTTACACCGTATTAGTGCCATTAGAAATCGGAAGGGTGAAATAATAGGTTTGACTTGTCGTGTTGGTCGAGCAATATCTGGAAGTGCCAATCGGTTGACGGATTTGGTTAGAGATGGGGCTTCATTATTGCTTATCGGACCTCCTGGAGTAGGAAAAACAACAATTATTAG GGACATAGCAAGGATGCTTGCAAATGATTATAATAAACGTGTCATGATTGTTGACACTTCAAATGAAATTGGCGGGGATGGTGACATACCTCATGCAGGTATTGGTAATGCTCGTCGAATGCAAGTTCCTAACACCGATGTGCAACATAAG GTCTTGATAGAAGCAGTGGAAAATCATATGCCCCAAGTGATCGTAATTGATGAAATTGGCACAAAACTTGAAGCAGCGGCAGCAAGCACAATTGCACAACGAGGGATCCAGTTAGTTGCAACTGCCCATGGAGTAACCATAGAGAACTTAGTGATGAATCCTTCATTGGAGATGCTTGTTGGAGGAATACAT AGCGTGACACTAGGTGATGAGGAGGCAAGCAGGAGGGGTGTTCAGAAGACGGTGCAGGAGAGGAAGGGACCATCAACATTCACATGTGGTGTGGAGCTAATTTCAAAGGGCGAGTTACGAGTTCATCGCAGTCTAGAAGAAACAGTAGATGCCATTCTTTCTG GGCGTTTCCCAAAATATGAGGTTCGCACTATAAATCAGGCAATGAGTAACGAGATATCGCTAGGACCATTGCATCATGATTTTGTAGACACAAAAGCTGGACTTGTTTCTGAAGATAATCTACAGAGTGGAGAAGAAATTCTAACCTACAATCAGTATAATGGCATAGAAGAAAATTCTCTTGAAGATGGGCCAACAGTTCACTTGTTTCTTTATGGG ATTGCGGAGGCTAGTGTGATACAAGCATTCAAACAGCTTAGGATACAGCATACAGTTAAATTTACGGACAATATAAGCGAAGCAGATGCACTACTTGCCCTGCAGGCCAAACTAAAAAAGAATGCACGCCTTCAAGCAGCTGCAAAATCTTGCGCTACGCCTATTTATGTTGCAAAG GCAAGCTCAATGACACAGTTAACAAAGGCCATACTGGCACTAATGACTGATTATGAAGATGGTTTTGAGAATTTCGCACCTGAAGTTAATGTGTTGGAGAAAATGGATGCATTAGAG GAGGCAAGGATGGCAATTGAGCAACATGTAATTCCAAAAGGGGAGCCAGTGGAGCTACTTCCTAGGCCGTCCAACATCATGTTGCTACAAAAGGATCTCATTCGTAAATACAAGCTACAGTCTGAGAGAGTTGGTGTGGATCCAGATGTAAGACTCCGTATCCTTCCATTTCAGGATGGAGATACGGATAGTAGTGGGAGAGAAGAGTCAGATGATGAGGCTGATGAGATATTCAGTCTCAATGGCGAATCAAATGGCTCACCTTATTCCATAGATAGACTGCCGCTCCTGCCTGATTAG